A stretch of Paenibacillus mucilaginosus 3016 DNA encodes these proteins:
- the accD gene encoding acetyl-CoA carboxylase, carboxyltransferase subunit beta, with protein MQFKDLFQKKRKYATVPSTDRPAQSRVIDGAIDIPEERPRREIPEGLMNKCPKCGTIQYNKELDKNLKVCTSCDYHYKLNAVERIQMTMDEGMFVEYNADLASEDPLGFPDYGKKYAKAVESTGMQDAVITGEGTIGGYPVVVAVMSFDFMGGSLGSVVGEKVAIAVEKAIEKKCPMIIFSTSGGARMQESILSLMQMAKTSAALAKLSEQGGLYVSVITDPTFGGVSASFAMLGDYIIAEPGAAFGFTGRRVIEQTIKQKLPDNFQTSEFNLQHGQVDMVSHRKELRSTLSRLLGMHTIKEEIVHGK; from the coding sequence GTGCAATTTAAAGACTTGTTTCAGAAGAAAAGAAAATACGCTACCGTTCCTTCAACGGACAGGCCTGCCCAAAGCCGGGTGATCGATGGAGCCATTGACATTCCCGAGGAGCGGCCGCGGCGTGAAATCCCCGAAGGCCTCATGAACAAATGCCCCAAGTGCGGGACGATTCAGTACAACAAGGAACTCGACAAAAACCTGAAAGTCTGCACGTCTTGCGACTACCATTACAAGCTGAACGCCGTGGAACGCATTCAGATGACCATGGACGAAGGGATGTTCGTCGAGTACAATGCCGACCTGGCCTCGGAAGACCCGCTCGGCTTCCCGGATTACGGCAAGAAGTATGCCAAGGCGGTCGAATCCACCGGCATGCAGGATGCGGTGATCACCGGGGAAGGCACCATCGGGGGCTACCCGGTTGTGGTGGCCGTGATGAGTTTTGACTTCATGGGCGGATCGCTTGGCTCTGTAGTCGGCGAGAAAGTGGCCATTGCCGTGGAGAAGGCCATCGAGAAGAAGTGCCCGATGATCATCTTCTCGACATCCGGCGGCGCGCGCATGCAGGAGAGCATTCTGAGCCTCATGCAGATGGCGAAGACCTCCGCAGCCCTGGCGAAGCTCAGCGAACAGGGCGGGCTCTATGTATCGGTCATCACCGACCCGACATTCGGCGGCGTATCCGCAAGCTTCGCGATGCTTGGGGATTACATCATTGCCGAGCCGGGAGCCGCATTCGGCTTCACGGGACGCCGGGTCATCGAGCAGACGATCAAGCAGAAGCTGCCGGACAACTTCCAGACGTCGGAGTTCAACCTCCAGCACGGGCAGGTGGACATGGTGTCCCACCGCAAAGAGCTGCGGAGCACGCTGTCCCGTCTTCTTGGCATGCACACCATAAAGGAGGAAATCGTTCATGGCAAGTGA
- a CDS encoding DNA polymerase III subunit alpha, whose amino-acid sequence MGDFVHLHVHSEYSLLDGAARIETLVSRAADLGMTSLALTDHGVMYGAIPFYKACRERGIKPIIGCEVYYTSGSLKQKGTRQDQPIYHLILLAKNLQGYQNLMKLVSVAHLEGYHYKPRIDPEHLRKYSEGLICTSACLGSEVSQHLLHGRYDDAKAAAERYRDIFGEDFFLEVQDHGLTEQKKVNQDLIRLGRETGIPLVATNDVHYVYEPDHAMQDILICIGTGKTVEDEDRLRIHSSQLFLKSAEEMGRLFPHIPEAIENTLVIADRCGLELEFGRSILPQFDPIPEGLTAGDYLTQLCRTGLQERYAPLSEWGDEAWRRNVEARLDYELGVIERMGYSDYFLIVWDFIRFAHEEGIVTGPGRGSSAGSLVAYVLKITDVDPIRYNLLFERFLNPERVSMPDIDIDFSDLRRDEVIDYVVRKYGRDRVAQIITFGTMAAKAAVRDVGRALNLPYNDVDKAAKLIPGQLGMTLEAALRSSPELKALADRQPKTAELLEMAMKVEGMPRHASTHAAGVIISREPLTQYVPLQEGTEQTALTQYPMEHLESIGLLKMDFLGLRTLSIIERSLEWIRERTGRTIDWKGVSMEDPLTYEMLGRGDTTGVFQLESPGMRRVLRELRPSGFEDIISVLALYRPGPMEFIPQYIRCKHGQQEVEYPHPVLEGILKDTYGIIVYQEQIMQIASLMAGFSLGEADLLRRAVSKKKREVLDEERAHFVEGSRGQGYTEAEANRVYDMIVRFADYGFPRAHATAYGVLAFQTAYLKAHYPVDFMASMLAAVTGSHHKVAEYSDDCRKMGIAVLGPDVNESGVLFTPVGAHRTADGAASGKMEAPADQEGVRQESASGHGAIRFGLAAIKNVGTNAIESIIKERRSGPYQSLIDFCRRIDLRVCNKRVLESLIQAGALDSLPGHRSQLLAMLEDAVDAAVKWRKDRDDLQLVLDGFVEEVSWEVEYPAVAPYSMTQKLELERELLGLYISGSPLDDYEDVLRRMEPDSLAQLPQYPDGSEVKVAGLVMSSKTIVTKKGQPMAFMELEDRVGKSEVVLFPEVWKRAAPVVQKGRPVLVLAKLQLGDEDFKLLADQVVALDDPQLEQKAAKPAGGGYARGGAGRSTPAAGRPPQAAAAAGRTAAPAGGPPQGARPGSSGAAAAPQRSAAGSSGAAAAPQRPAAGSSGAAAAPQRSAAGSSGAAAAPQRSAAGTAPRQAPAAPASGRTPAAQPAPRPAAPARGQAGPGGSAPAPRTAAVQRVYMRISPKHEEPAVLAELKRLITEHGGPLPVVLYYESSQKTLGLSDQYQVKPSPELFHRIEELLGKDSVRVK is encoded by the coding sequence GGCTGCGAGGTCTATTACACCTCCGGCTCCCTGAAGCAGAAGGGCACGCGGCAGGACCAGCCGATCTATCACCTGATCCTGCTGGCGAAGAACCTGCAGGGCTATCAGAATCTAATGAAGCTGGTGTCGGTGGCGCACCTTGAAGGCTATCATTACAAGCCGCGCATCGACCCGGAGCACTTGCGCAAGTACAGCGAGGGCCTGATCTGCACGAGCGCCTGTCTCGGCAGCGAGGTGTCGCAGCATCTGCTGCACGGCAGGTATGACGACGCCAAGGCGGCGGCGGAGCGGTACCGGGACATCTTCGGGGAGGACTTCTTCCTGGAAGTACAGGACCACGGCCTCACCGAGCAAAAGAAAGTCAACCAGGACCTGATCCGCCTCGGCCGCGAGACCGGCATCCCGCTCGTGGCTACGAACGATGTGCATTACGTCTACGAGCCCGATCATGCGATGCAGGATATCCTGATCTGCATCGGAACGGGCAAGACGGTCGAGGACGAGGACCGTCTGCGCATTCACTCCTCCCAGCTGTTCCTGAAGAGTGCGGAGGAGATGGGGAGGCTGTTCCCGCATATCCCCGAGGCGATCGAGAACACGCTGGTCATTGCCGACCGCTGCGGGCTCGAGCTCGAATTCGGCCGCTCGATACTGCCGCAGTTCGATCCGATTCCGGAAGGGCTGACGGCGGGCGATTACCTTACGCAGCTCTGCCGTACGGGCCTGCAGGAGCGGTATGCCCCGCTTTCCGAGTGGGGGGATGAGGCTTGGCGACGCAATGTGGAGGCCCGGCTGGACTACGAGCTCGGTGTCATCGAGCGGATGGGGTACTCGGATTATTTTCTGATCGTATGGGACTTTATCCGCTTCGCCCATGAGGAAGGCATCGTTACGGGCCCGGGACGGGGATCGTCTGCGGGCAGCCTTGTGGCCTACGTTCTCAAGATTACCGACGTCGACCCGATCCGCTACAACCTGCTCTTCGAGCGGTTCCTGAATCCGGAGCGGGTGTCCATGCCCGATATCGACATCGACTTCAGCGACCTGCGCCGCGACGAGGTCATCGACTATGTCGTGCGCAAGTACGGGCGGGACCGCGTCGCTCAGATCATCACGTTCGGTACGATGGCGGCGAAGGCGGCCGTACGGGACGTGGGCCGGGCGCTGAACCTGCCGTACAACGACGTGGACAAGGCGGCGAAGCTGATTCCCGGCCAGCTCGGCATGACGCTCGAGGCGGCGCTGCGCTCCTCGCCGGAGCTCAAGGCGCTGGCCGACCGCCAGCCGAAGACGGCGGAGCTGCTGGAGATGGCGATGAAGGTGGAGGGCATGCCGCGTCACGCCTCGACGCACGCCGCAGGCGTCATCATCTCGCGGGAGCCGTTGACGCAGTATGTGCCGCTGCAGGAAGGCACCGAGCAGACCGCGCTGACCCAGTATCCGATGGAGCATCTGGAGTCGATCGGGCTGCTCAAGATGGATTTTCTCGGGCTGCGCACCCTGTCCATCATCGAGCGCTCGCTGGAGTGGATCCGCGAGCGGACGGGCCGGACCATCGACTGGAAGGGCGTATCGATGGAAGACCCGCTGACCTACGAGATGCTCGGCCGGGGAGACACGACCGGCGTCTTCCAGCTCGAGTCGCCGGGGATGCGCCGGGTGCTCAGGGAGCTCCGGCCCAGCGGGTTTGAAGACATTATCTCGGTTCTTGCGCTGTACCGTCCGGGTCCGATGGAATTCATTCCGCAGTATATCCGCTGCAAGCACGGCCAGCAGGAGGTGGAGTACCCTCATCCTGTGCTGGAAGGGATTCTGAAGGATACGTACGGCATCATCGTCTACCAGGAGCAGATCATGCAGATCGCTTCCCTGATGGCGGGCTTCTCGCTTGGCGAAGCGGACCTGCTGCGCAGGGCCGTATCGAAAAAGAAGCGGGAGGTGCTCGACGAGGAGCGCGCCCACTTCGTGGAAGGCAGCCGGGGCCAGGGTTACACCGAGGCGGAAGCGAACCGGGTGTACGATATGATCGTACGCTTCGCGGACTACGGCTTCCCGCGGGCGCATGCAACGGCTTACGGGGTGCTCGCCTTCCAGACGGCGTACCTCAAGGCGCATTACCCGGTGGACTTTATGGCTTCCATGCTGGCGGCCGTGACGGGCAGCCACCACAAGGTCGCCGAATACTCGGACGACTGCCGCAAGATGGGCATCGCCGTGCTCGGCCCGGACGTCAACGAGAGCGGCGTGCTGTTCACGCCGGTGGGGGCGCACCGTACGGCGGACGGCGCTGCTTCCGGGAAGATGGAAGCACCCGCCGATCAGGAAGGCGTCCGTCAGGAATCCGCATCCGGTCATGGGGCGATCCGCTTCGGACTGGCCGCCATCAAGAATGTGGGCACGAACGCGATCGAATCGATCATTAAGGAGCGGCGGTCGGGCCCGTACCAGAGCCTGATCGACTTCTGCCGGCGGATCGACCTGCGCGTGTGCAACAAGCGCGTGCTGGAATCGCTGATTCAGGCGGGGGCACTCGATTCGCTGCCCGGTCACCGCTCCCAGCTGCTGGCGATGCTCGAAGACGCCGTCGATGCGGCCGTCAAGTGGCGCAAGGACCGCGATGATCTGCAGCTTGTCCTCGACGGTTTCGTGGAAGAGGTGTCCTGGGAGGTGGAATATCCCGCCGTGGCGCCTTATTCCATGACCCAGAAGCTCGAGCTGGAGCGGGAGCTGCTCGGTCTGTACATCTCCGGCAGCCCGCTGGATGACTATGAGGACGTGCTCCGCAGGATGGAGCCCGATTCGCTGGCCCAGCTTCCGCAGTACCCGGACGGAAGCGAGGTCAAGGTGGCTGGGCTTGTCATGAGCAGCAAGACGATCGTGACGAAAAAGGGCCAGCCGATGGCCTTCATGGAGCTGGAGGACCGGGTCGGCAAGTCCGAGGTCGTCCTCTTCCCCGAGGTGTGGAAGCGGGCGGCCCCGGTGGTGCAGAAGGGCCGTCCCGTGCTCGTGCTGGCGAAGCTGCAGCTCGGCGACGAGGACTTCAAGCTGCTCGCCGACCAGGTGGTGGCGCTGGACGACCCGCAGCTCGAGCAGAAGGCCGCGAAGCCGGCGGGCGGCGGCTATGCCCGCGGCGGCGCCGGCCGGAGCACGCCTGCGGCCGGGCGTCCGCCGCAGGCAGCTGCGGCTGCCGGACGCACGGCGGCGCCAGCCGGCGGCCCGCCGCAGGGGGCGCGCCCCGGCAGCTCCGGCGCAGCAGCCGCGCCCCAGCGCTCCGCCGCAGGCAGCTCCGGCGCAGCAGCCGCGCCCCAGCGCCCCGCCGCGGGCAGTTCCGGCGCAGCAGCCGCGCCCCAGCGCTCCGCCGCGGGCAGCTCCGGCGCAGCAGCCGCGCCCCAGCGCTCCGCCGCAGGCACGGCTCCGCGCCAAGCGCCTGCGGCCCCGGCGTCCGGCCGCACGCCTGCTGCGCAGCCTGCGCCCCGCCCGGCGGCTCCGGCCCGCGGCCAGGCCGGCCCGGGCGGCAGCGCCCCGGCTCCGCGCACAGCGGCGGTGCAGCGCGTGTACATGCGCATCTCGCCGAAGCACGAGGAGCCGGCGGTGCTCGCCGAGCTGAAGCGGCTGATCACGGAGCACGGCGGGCCTCTGCCGGTGGTGCTCTATTACGAGAGCTCCCAGAAGACGCTCGGGCTCAGCGACCAGTATCAGGTGAAGCCTTCACCGGAGCTGTTCCACCGCATCGAAGAGCTGCTCGGCAAAGACAGCGTGAGAGTGAAGTAG
- a CDS encoding acetyl-CoA carboxylase carboxyltransferase subunit alpha — translation MASEMPFEQPLVELRAKIEELRKFSSDKQIDFSDEIARLEQRLQQLESELYAGMSTKHKMQVARHPQRPTTLDYIQHLFTDFMELHGDRLYGDDLAIVGGIARFNGIPVTVVGHQKGKDTKDNIARHFGCPHPEGFRKALRLMKQADKFRRPIITFIDTKGAFPGNAAEERGQGEAIARNLMEMAAMRVPILCVVIGEGGSGGALALGVGNRVFMLENAIYSVISPEGAASILYKDASKSMEAAEAMKITADEILKLGVIDGIIPEPKGGAHRDPAAQAESIKDALWNALQELMAMSEQELIEDRYNKFRNIGRFTTIQEGNPNHA, via the coding sequence ATGGCAAGTGAAATGCCCTTTGAGCAGCCGCTTGTGGAGCTTCGGGCCAAAATCGAAGAGCTCCGCAAGTTCAGCAGCGATAAGCAAATCGATTTCTCCGACGAGATTGCCCGTCTCGAGCAGCGTCTGCAGCAGCTGGAATCGGAGCTGTATGCCGGCATGTCCACCAAGCACAAGATGCAGGTGGCCCGTCATCCTCAGCGCCCGACGACACTGGATTACATCCAGCATCTCTTTACCGATTTCATGGAACTCCACGGAGACCGCCTGTATGGGGACGACCTCGCCATCGTAGGCGGTATTGCCCGTTTTAACGGCATTCCGGTGACGGTTGTCGGCCATCAAAAAGGGAAAGATACTAAGGATAACATTGCCAGGCATTTCGGCTGCCCGCATCCGGAGGGCTTCCGTAAAGCGCTTCGTCTCATGAAGCAGGCGGACAAGTTCCGGCGCCCGATCATCACGTTCATCGATACCAAAGGAGCGTTCCCCGGCAATGCGGCGGAGGAGCGCGGGCAGGGCGAGGCCATCGCCCGCAATCTGATGGAGATGGCGGCGATGCGCGTGCCGATTCTGTGCGTCGTCATCGGGGAAGGCGGCAGCGGCGGTGCCCTGGCCCTTGGCGTGGGCAACCGGGTGTTCATGCTGGAGAATGCGATCTACTCCGTCATTTCGCCGGAGGGCGCGGCCTCCATTCTGTATAAAGATGCATCGAAATCCATGGAAGCGGCTGAAGCCATGAAAATTACGGCGGACGAAATCTTGAAGCTCGGCGTGATCGACGGGATCATTCCGGAGCCGAAGGGCGGAGCCCACAGAGATCCGGCTGCACAGGCGGAGTCCATCAAGGACGCGCTCTGGAACGCCCTGCAGGAGCTTATGGCCATGTCGGAGCAGGAGTTAATCGAAGACCGCTACAACAAATTCAGAAATATCGGCCGGTTCACAACCATTCAGGAGGGTAACCCTAATCATGCGTAA
- a CDS encoding phosphatidylglycerophosphatase A produces the protein MTKDPIIECLEKRGVTIDSIAEIVHQLQLPYNPALSKQACVDSVLTVLQKREVQYVLYTGIALDELAEKKLLPQPLQGLMETDASLYGVDETLALGIVHVYGMIGLTSFGYLDKKKIGIIRELNDHSTGIHVFLDDLVAGLAAAASARIAHRHQDELDGQDEGA, from the coding sequence ATGACCAAAGACCCCATTATCGAATGCTTGGAGAAGCGTGGCGTCACCATTGACAGCATTGCCGAGATCGTTCACCAGCTCCAGCTGCCCTACAATCCGGCCTTGTCCAAGCAGGCTTGTGTGGACAGCGTCCTGACGGTTCTCCAAAAACGCGAAGTGCAGTATGTGCTCTACACGGGAATCGCGCTCGACGAGCTGGCGGAGAAGAAGCTTCTGCCGCAGCCCCTGCAGGGGCTGATGGAGACGGACGCTTCCCTGTACGGAGTGGACGAGACGCTGGCTCTTGGCATTGTTCACGTCTACGGCATGATCGGACTCACTAGCTTCGGCTATCTGGATAAGAAAAAAATCGGGATTATTCGGGAGCTCAACGACCATTCGACAGGCATACACGTCTTCCTGGACGACCTGGTCGCGGGCCTGGCCGCGGCCGCCTCAGCGCGGATCGCGCACCGTCATCAGGACGAACTCGACGGTCAGGATGAAGGGGCCTGA